In Halalkalibaculum roseum, a single window of DNA contains:
- a CDS encoding serine hydrolase, which translates to MNRLFMVLKAGIMILLIAHTSVAQQVSGTETAATAINNSNLPFVLPDSAVKPLRSLVDEELQNSLIATLSANPKWKKLIDQKKMALGLVDLRDLTDINFARINGNYMMYAASLPKIAILLAAMDAFEKGELKETEEIRKDLKLMISRSDNRASTRMIDRLGYEKIESVMTDPKYALYDEDYGGGLWVGKRYASAGRRYPDPIKGLSHAATASQVSRFYYLLASGRLVNAERSKQMLNILEDPALHHKFVNTLDKIAPNARLFRKSGSWRNYHSDSILVWGAPSRRYILVALIEDPDGEQIMRKLVVPVEQVLNNFTESGQ; encoded by the coding sequence ATGAATAGACTTTTTATGGTGCTAAAGGCAGGCATAATGATTCTGCTTATAGCACATACTTCGGTGGCGCAGCAGGTGTCCGGTACTGAAACCGCCGCTACGGCTATTAATAATAGCAACCTTCCATTTGTTTTGCCGGACAGTGCGGTCAAGCCATTGCGAAGCCTGGTCGATGAAGAATTGCAGAATAGTCTTATTGCTACTCTTTCTGCTAATCCGAAATGGAAAAAGCTTATTGATCAAAAGAAAATGGCCCTGGGCCTGGTTGATTTACGGGATCTCACGGATATTAATTTTGCCCGTATCAACGGAAATTATATGATGTATGCGGCCAGTCTGCCTAAGATCGCTATTTTACTTGCGGCCATGGATGCTTTTGAAAAGGGAGAATTGAAGGAGACGGAAGAAATACGCAAGGACCTTAAATTGATGATCAGCAGATCTGACAACCGTGCCTCTACCCGCATGATTGACAGGCTGGGCTATGAAAAAATTGAATCCGTGATGACGGATCCAAAATACGCCCTTTATGACGAGGATTATGGTGGTGGTTTGTGGGTTGGGAAACGGTATGCCAGTGCCGGAAGAAGATATCCGGACCCGATTAAAGGACTGAGTCATGCTGCCACCGCCTCCCAGGTGAGCCGATTTTACTATTTGCTGGCATCAGGACGATTGGTAAATGCCGAGCGATCTAAACAGATGCTGAACATTTTGGAAGATCCGGCCCTGCACCACAAGTTTGTAAATACGCTCGATAAAATAGCACCGAATGCTCGGTTGTTTAGAAAGTCCGGTTCCTGGAGAAATTACCACTCCGATTCTATTCTGGTCTGGGGTGCTCCCTCCAGACGTTATATTTTGGTAGCTTTGATTGAAGACCCCGACGGAGAACAGATCATGCGTAAATTGGTGGTACCTGTTGAGCAGGTACTCAACAATTTTACGGAATCCGGTCAATGA